TTCGCTGGGCACGCGCAGAGTAAAACTTCACCCCGTTACTGTCATGCAAAATGCCCGTACGAGCGGCGGAGGTAACGTAAGCATGGTGCCGACGGAAGCCGTTACGGTGGGGCCGCGGGAGACCTGGAAGGCTGATTGCGTGTCGATCTGGCATCCCGGCCACCACGACAATCCCTTCGGTATTCGTCTTACCGCTTTCATGATTGCCAACAGCATCATGGACACGGCGGTACCGATGTCTCTGCTGGCGGATCATCCCAATGTGCGTTTCAGTTATCTGAGATCGGGAATCGGAGAGGTCGCGGTCGAAATGCACTGAGATTTGCGTGTCCGGAAGCTCATGAACAAACGAAAGGCGGATGAAGTGAAACCGGTCGAGGTGCTGATCGTAGGGATTGGCGGCTATGGGATGAGGTACCTTGAGGCGGTCAGGGAATACGCCCATAAGGGTATGGCGCGTTTGGTGGCGGTTGTTGATCCGTGCCCGGAAAATTGCCCCGCCTGGGAGCGGATCAAGGCTGAAAGTGTGCCGCATTTCTCGACGCTGGAGGATTACCTTGCCAGTGGCAGCCGTGCGGATTTGGCGGCGATTTCTTCACCCATCGCATTTCATGCGCATCAAGCTTGCCTGGCCCTGGAGGCGGGAATGAATGTGCTGTGTGAGAAACCGATTTGCGCGACGATGGACGAGGCTCGGCGGATGATCGCGCATCGCGATTCCAGCGGAAGGTTTCTCGAAATCGGATACCAATGGGTGTTCAGCCAAGCTGTGCAGGAGCTAAAAAGCGATGCGCTGGCGGGCTTGCTGGGGGCGCCTCGACGTTTTCTCACGCGCGTGGCCTGGCCGCGCGGAAGTGCTTACTACGGGCGCAATAACTGGGCCGGGGCAGTCCGCGATGCCGCCGGGCGGGTAGTTTATGACAGCCCGGTCAATAACGCGACCGCTCATCATCTGCATGCCATGCTTTACATCGCGGGCCTTGAGTCCAGCGCCGCTGCGAGACCGACAGCCGTTACAGCGGAGTGTTACCGTGCGAACAAGATTGAGAATTTCGATGCTGCCTGTTGCCGTATTGAAACGCGCGAGGGGGTGGAGATTCTGTTTTATTCGGCGCATTGTGTAGAGGAGTATTCCGGTCCGCTCATGCGCTACGAATATGAGAATGCGGTGGTTGAGTTTACGATGGAGGGCGGCATGGTTGCCCGCTTTGGTGATGGTGCCGTAAAAGCCTATGGCTCGCCCATCGATGATCCGATGCGCAAAATGCGTCACTGTATCCAGCGCTGTCGAGATGGAGGCAAGGGTGCTGCTGTTTGCCCGCCTGAGGCTGCTGCCGCCCACACTCTCTGCGTTGAGGGGATCCAGCATATGCCCGTGCAGGAGTTTCCCCCCGATGAAATACGGGAGAAGGAAACTGAGCCGGGGAACCGTCTCGTCTATATGCCGGGGCTTGCGACTGCTATGGAAATCTGTTTTGAGCGCGGTGTGCTTTTTTCCGAATTTGATCAACCTCCCCTGACCTGGACAGTCCGGGCGAGGCGAGTCGAATTATAAGAGCCCCGGCTTCCGTTTCTAACCTTCAACTGATCTAATTCTATGTTTTTCAGAAAAAGCCTGGACCAGAAACTTGCCCGCATTCATGCGGGGACGGCGACTCGCAGTGACTTTATTATAGCCGATGCTAAAGATGCGGACATGGCCTTTGGGGTGATGGCTCCGGGGCCTAACCGGGCAGGAACCTGTCCTCACGGCTACGACCGGAGGCAGGGCTGCTATAAGACGCTGACTGACTACCTGGCCCAGATTCGCGAGGTGATCAATCAGCGGCTGGTGGACATCATGCTTTTGTCCGCCTCCAATCTTGAGCGGCTGGCGATTGACGAGGGAGTGTTCAGGAATTCCCCGATCACCCCGGCGGCCCGCGCAAATGATACCACTGATGTATGGGCGGTGCGTGAGGGGCACTACCCCAAGGAGCCGTCGCGCCACTTCCGTACTGCGACTCTGGACCACATCAAGTATGGCAAGCTTGAGACCAACTACCATAAGCCCCCGGCCGGTGCGGACCTGGGGTTGTATTCGATCACATTCACGAATAATCTGGATTGGGATTATACGGCTCTGGAGGCGTTTCATAACTTCCGTCTCGAAGCAGAGCGAAAGCACTTCCGCTACTTTCTGGAAGTTTTTAACCCGAACGTAGATCCGGGCTTCGATCCGAAAGAGGTCGGTGGCTTCCTTAATGACAACATCATCCGCTGCCTCGCAGGTGTGACACGCGTGGGGCGTCCGGTCTTTCTCAAAATCCCTTACAACGGCCCGGGGCCGCTGGAGGAACTGGTTTCTTACGACAGCAGTCTCGTCGTGGGCATCCTCGGTGGAAGTGCAGGTACTACGCTCGATGCTTTTCAGTTGATTCATGACGCGCAAAAGTATGGTGCGAAGGTGGCATTGTTTGGGCGTAAGATCAACCTCTCGGAGCATCCTCTGGCTTTCATTGAGTACCTCCGGCGTATTACTGACGGGGAGGTCGATCCACGTGAAGCCGTCAAGGCTTACCACGGTCATTTGCAGCGGAGCGGTATTTCCCCGGCACGCAGCCTGCAGGACGATCTCGTGCTCACGGACGCCAAGATGAGCTATTCCTGACCATGCTATTTATGGGTGCTTTCCATGAGGCTCTTGCGAGTGGAGTCAAACAGGATTGGGCCCGGAAAGGCCGAACAGTAAGCAAACAACGGTTATGAACTCTGGTGAACTAGCGCAGCTACTTAACGAGAACCGCGCGCGCATCAGTGGGTGCAGGGCGGTCACCGGCTTTGATGCCTTCGTGGATGAAATGATCTCCGTGGTCGATGAGCGTCATCACTTGGAAGCCTACCGGCGTGTAGAAACCATTTCGCAATTCGGCGAGTTAATCAAGTCGGCCGCCGGGCACAGCAGCCTGCGTGAGATTGTGGTCAACCGCAGGGAACCGGGCGGATGCGCGATTAACATGGGGGATGGGCTGGCGGCATTCGGGGTGCGTGTGGACACGTTCGCCACGGCAGGTGAGCCCTGCGACGATGCGTTCGCCGCCTATGCAGGGCAGGCTTCGTTGCATTCCTGGGGCCGCGAGCCGGGGCGCACACTTGCCTTCGAGTTCGCCGACGGAAAGCTGATGTTTTCCGCCGTTACGCCTTTGTCGGACTTTACCCCGGAGTACGTCGCCGGGAGGCTGGCCGATGGAAGCTTCCGGCTGGCCTGTGAAAGAGCTGGCGTCATCGCACTGACCGATTGGTCGCTCTATCCGCACATGACGGAATGCTGGCGTCTCTTGCAGCAAGAAGTGTTCAAGCACTTGTCCGCTCGTCCGCGATTTTTTATCGATCTGGTCGATCCTTCAAGCCGCTCTGAGGCGGACATCGGTAGTATGATCGAGGCGCTTCCGGGCTTTGAAAACTGTGGGCCGATCACGTTGGGGTTGAACCAGAACGAGGCGAACATCCTGTCCCGAATCACAGGTGGCGAGGCTCTGGCGGAACCGGGGATTGCCGAAACCGCTTCGCAGGCTGCCGTGTTGCGCCGTGCATTAAAGATAGATGAAGTGGTTATCCACGCGCATAAATACGCCGTAGCGGCCAACGCTTCCGGCGTCCATGCGGGGGAGGGACGCTTTTGTGAGAAACCAGCGAAATCGACGGGCGCAGGCGACCGCTTCAACGCCGGTTACGCCTTGGGCTTGCTGCTGGAGTTACCGCCGCAGGAGTGTGTGGCGCTTGGGACGGCGTCTTCCGGTTTGTATGTGAGGCTTGGTCGGAGTGCCACCCTTTCCGAACTGATAGATTTTCTGACGACGAGTTGACGGTGGAAGCCGTGATGGTGCGGCCTGCCGGGTCGGTGCTTGACTCTTTGTTGCTCAGGTCTGGTAGACCGCTATTGAGGAACTGGTAGTTATTCTGTGGCCAGTCGCAAGGTGTCCCACTCGTGGCGACGGTGGTAGCTGGCCTTGGTCAGGGGAGCGGTGGATGACAGCGTCGCCTTGTCCTTGTTATGGGTGGCATCGTAGCGGCAGACGGCGATTTCAAGTGCGTATTCGCTTTGACCGTCAGGCAGGCCCAGTGAACTCCACGGAATAAAAGCCTGTATGTGCCAGCGGTTGTTTGCAGAGTCGATCTGGGTCTGACTTTGCATAAAGCCCATGTCCTCCACGAAGAAATCGCTGAATGGGCGGTCGCCTTGACGATACGCTTTAAACCCGGCTGGGTCCCAGGCCAGTTGCAGCCGCTGATTACCGGGCGTGATATGGAGTTCCCAATAGCGGGCGCTCCCCGGGACTGCGACGAAGATCTCCACCACGTCGCCCAGCTCCCAGGTACGCTGATTGGGGCGGGTTGCTTCGTTGTGGATATCTTTGTCCTCAAGGGTTATGTTGAGGGTGAGTCCCATTTGGTCGGAATGGAGCATTACCTGCCCGTCAGTGAAATCATCGCTGGGGGTATCGAGCCAATGCTGGCGAAAGTTCAGTGTGTGCGAAGCCTGCTCCTGCGATGGCTGATGGTCCTCGGGGGTAGCTGGGCCAGTTGACTCAGGTATGGCGGGAGTATCGGGCATGCTTAGAAACGGAGCTAGTGTCAGAATGCAGTAAGCTGGAAAGGACATGGTAGAAATGAATGGAAACTGTATTTATTTTGTATGTTAACAAATTTGTATTGTAAACACGTTTTGCGCGGAAAGAATAACCAAAGCTCCAAAATCAAATACTAACTGCTATGAGTCTGCTTTTCAACCCTGGTCAAACCATCCTGTTCCAAGGGGACAGCATCACTGACGCTCTTCGCGACAAGGAGACGAATCTCGCTGACATGGGGCGTGGCTACGCCTCAATGGCGGCGGCTTGGCTGGGGGCTTCCCGGCCGGAACTTGGGCTGTCCTTTATTAATCGGGGAATGAGCGGAAACCGCATTACTGATCTGGTAGAGCGGTGGCAAAAAGATTGCCTGGAGTTGAAGCCAGACTGGGTGTCGGTCCTCATTGGCCTGAATGACACCTGGAGGCGTTACGACAGCGCTGACCCAACCTCTGTGGAGGATTTTTATGAGCGTTACCGGAGTATTCTGACGCAGTGTGTTGAGGCGGGCTGCCGGCTGATCCTGTGTGAGCCTTTTCTTCTTCCGTATCCGGAAGATCGCAAGGTATGGCGTGAAGATCTCGACCCCAAGATACAGGCAGTCCGTGAGTTAGCACGTGAGTTTGGGACTCCTTATGTCCCTTTCGACGGCGTCTTCGCTGCTGCCTCCATGAAGCAGCCCCCCAGCTACTGGACGGTGGACGGGATTCACCCGACTCCGGCCGGTCATGCCCTCATGGCTCGGCACTGGCTGGCAACAGTGGGGCTTGAAGCTTGAGCTGCTGAACCTCCGGCTTAGCCGGATAGCCTTGATCCAGGGCTGGACGCTGGCGGCGAACGCGTCTCGCTCGGGCAGTAGCCGAAACGCTGTTTGAAGGCCCGCGAAAAAGTGCTCAGGTCCTGGAACCCGCAGCGTTCTGCGATCTCGGATAGCGGCAGTTGGGTTTCCGTGAGCAACTGCATGGAGCGCTGGTAGCGTAACTGGTCGAATAGCTGCTTCGGTGACGCCCGGAATACCCGATGGAAGAGGCGGCGAAGATTGGCTGGTGAGCTGTGGGCTGCCTGGGCAATTTCGGGCAAAGCCGGAGCCAGGTGCATGTGTTCCCGATACCAGGTGAGGGCGATACGCACGCGCTTTTCGGCTTGATGGTAGCCGCTGGGCGGTTCCTGGCGATTAAGGCCCTCGCAGGAGAGCAGGCAGAGGCTGAGTAGCGCATGCTCGAAGCAAAGTTGCGTTTCAGCGCTGGGTTGATGCCAGTATCGGTTGACCCTGATGGCGAGTCTTTGCAGTTCCTGTACCTCCCCGTTGCTGAGGTCGATCACGGTATTATGACTGCGGCCAATCAGGCGGGCGCTGAGTTCTTCGGAAATGTAGTGGAAATGAAATACAACAATCGTCGCCGGTTGTCCGGGGATTCCGGTCCATCCGTGTTTGGAGCCCGGCGGAGATATCCAGAGACGACTTGAGGCGGGGGAGGTGTGCCCGGAGGGATGGTCGGTGCTGATTTGAGCTATGCTGCCGTCTAGGACTACCTGGAACTCCCAGAATTTTCGGGTCATTATGGCAATCGGATTTTCGTAGTAGAGACGTTTGCCATAACTGAAATAGGCGAGCATATCGGAAATGTATCCGACTGAGTGAAAATGTCAAATTAATGAGCGTCCATGTCATGGACGCTATCGGCTGTCTACGCTATTATAGCGGCATGTCAGACTCTTCATCTTCCAGGAAACGTTATGCTATTGTCGGGTTGGGGGGGCGCTCCAGCCTGTTCTCAGAGGCTTTGCTCGGAACTTATTCCGGCACCTCGGAACTGGTCGCCCTGTGTGACCGGACACAAACTCGGATGGACTACCATAACGGTATTTATGGGAAAAAACATAAAATAGATCCCGTGCCGACTTATCTGGCCAGCGACTTTGATCGCATGATCGCCGAGCAAAAACCTGATGTGGTCATCGTCACCACGATGGACCGTACGCACCATGACTATATTATTCGTGCCATGAAATCCGGGTGCGATGTCATTACGGAGAAACCGATGACGGTAGATGCCGGCAAGTGCCGGGCGATCCTCGATGTGGTTGAGCGAACTGGCAAAAACCTGACCGTAACCTTTAATTACCGATATTCTCCCTCACGGACCAAGGTCAAGGAACTCATTATGTCGGGGGTGATCGGAGATGTGCAGTCCGTTCACTTTGAGTGGCTGCTGGATACTCGCCACGGGGCAGACTATTTTCGCCGCTGGCACCGTAACAAGATCAACTCCGGCGGGTTGATGGTCCATAAATCCACGCATCACTTCGACCTCGTGAACTGGTGGCTGGACTCGACTCCTGAGATTGTCTTCGGTTTCGGTAAGCTCGGCTTTTATGGACGTGCCAACGCTGAAAAGCGGGGCGTCACGAATTTCTACTACAGGAGTACGGGTTGCCCGGCGGCGAAGGATGATCCCTTTGCGCTCGATTTGAAAGCGGACGATCACCTGAAAGGTTTATATTACGACGCCGAGAGCGAAGACGGTTATCTGCGGGACCAGTCCGTCTTCGGCGACGGAATCAACATCGAGGATACGATGAATGTGCTGGTCCGCTACGTGAACGGTGCTCAGATGAGCTATGCGCTGACCGCTTTTTCTCCCTGGGAAGGATTTCGTATCGCTTTTAATGGAACCAAGGGACGCATCGAACTGGAAGAAGTCGAGAAGTCCTACGTCAACACCGGAAAGGGGGCAGAGGGCGAAGGGGAGAGCCAAACCCGTAAAATTCTGGTTCGTCCCTTATGGGAGAAGCCCTACGAAGTCGATCCCGGCGAATGCCAAGGGTCACACGGGGGAGGCGATGTTGTCATGTTGAGGGATATCTTCGGCCAAGATAAGGAAGAGGATCCCTTTAGTCGGGCAGCTTTCCATATCGATGGCGCAAAGTCTATCCTGACCGGAATTGCGGCTAATCAGTCCTTTGAGACCGGCCTTCCTGTCCGCGTGGGGGAGTTGATAAAACTTAATCGCGACTGAGGCTGAACCAGTCCAACGAAGTTTAAGCAAACTATAAACAGCTCCGGCCGGGCCTACGTGCACACGGTCGGGGCTGTTTTCATTGCAGCGGACCGTTTCCCCCGCGAGGAGAGCGAGGTTATCCTAATCGTTGTGATTGGCGGAAGCCTGAAGGTGCTGCAAATTGAGACGATAGATCCCGCGAAAGCCCTCATGGACCGAGTCGAAGGACAAGCGACGACCATCGGGATGCCAGCGCGGATGGAGGTCGCAGCGTGTTTCCAGCCGGACTGGTGTATTGATGGAGTGGGACTTGACGGTCGCAAGGCGGTGACCGATTTTTTGCCGCAAGTCGTAGAGATAGAGGCTGC
The DNA window shown above is from Ruficoccus amylovorans and carries:
- a CDS encoding PfkB family carbohydrate kinase, which encodes MNSGELAQLLNENRARISGCRAVTGFDAFVDEMISVVDERHHLEAYRRVETISQFGELIKSAAGHSSLREIVVNRREPGGCAINMGDGLAAFGVRVDTFATAGEPCDDAFAAYAGQASLHSWGREPGRTLAFEFADGKLMFSAVTPLSDFTPEYVAGRLADGSFRLACERAGVIALTDWSLYPHMTECWRLLQQEVFKHLSARPRFFIDLVDPSSRSEADIGSMIEALPGFENCGPITLGLNQNEANILSRITGGEALAEPGIAETASQAAVLRRALKIDEVVIHAHKYAVAANASGVHAGEGRFCEKPAKSTGAGDRFNAGYALGLLLELPPQECVALGTASSGLYVRLGRSATLSELIDFLTTS
- a CDS encoding Gfo/Idh/MocA family protein, with product MSDSSSSRKRYAIVGLGGRSSLFSEALLGTYSGTSELVALCDRTQTRMDYHNGIYGKKHKIDPVPTYLASDFDRMIAEQKPDVVIVTTMDRTHHDYIIRAMKSGCDVITEKPMTVDAGKCRAILDVVERTGKNLTVTFNYRYSPSRTKVKELIMSGVIGDVQSVHFEWLLDTRHGADYFRRWHRNKINSGGLMVHKSTHHFDLVNWWLDSTPEIVFGFGKLGFYGRANAEKRGVTNFYYRSTGCPAAKDDPFALDLKADDHLKGLYYDAESEDGYLRDQSVFGDGINIEDTMNVLVRYVNGAQMSYALTAFSPWEGFRIAFNGTKGRIELEEVEKSYVNTGKGAEGEGESQTRKILVRPLWEKPYEVDPGECQGSHGGGDVVMLRDIFGQDKEEDPFSRAAFHIDGAKSILTGIAANQSFETGLPVRVGELIKLNRD
- a CDS encoding Gfo/Idh/MocA family protein, yielding MNKRKADEVKPVEVLIVGIGGYGMRYLEAVREYAHKGMARLVAVVDPCPENCPAWERIKAESVPHFSTLEDYLASGSRADLAAISSPIAFHAHQACLALEAGMNVLCEKPICATMDEARRMIAHRDSSGRFLEIGYQWVFSQAVQELKSDALAGLLGAPRRFLTRVAWPRGSAYYGRNNWAGAVRDAAGRVVYDSPVNNATAHHLHAMLYIAGLESSAAARPTAVTAECYRANKIENFDAACCRIETREGVEILFYSAHCVEEYSGPLMRYEYENAVVEFTMEGGMVARFGDGAVKAYGSPIDDPMRKMRHCIQRCRDGGKGAAVCPPEAAAAHTLCVEGIQHMPVQEFPPDEIREKETEPGNRLVYMPGLATAMEICFERGVLFSEFDQPPLTWTVRARRVEL
- a CDS encoding SGNH/GDSL hydrolase family protein, giving the protein MSLLFNPGQTILFQGDSITDALRDKETNLADMGRGYASMAAAWLGASRPELGLSFINRGMSGNRITDLVERWQKDCLELKPDWVSVLIGLNDTWRRYDSADPTSVEDFYERYRSILTQCVEAGCRLILCEPFLLPYPEDRKVWREDLDPKIQAVRELAREFGTPYVPFDGVFAAASMKQPPSYWTVDGIHPTPAGHALMARHWLATVGLEA
- a CDS encoding helix-turn-helix transcriptional regulator, whose amino-acid sequence is MTRKFWEFQVVLDGSIAQISTDHPSGHTSPASSRLWISPPGSKHGWTGIPGQPATIVVFHFHYISEELSARLIGRSHNTVIDLSNGEVQELQRLAIRVNRYWHQPSAETQLCFEHALLSLCLLSCEGLNRQEPPSGYHQAEKRVRIALTWYREHMHLAPALPEIAQAAHSSPANLRRLFHRVFRASPKQLFDQLRYQRSMQLLTETQLPLSEIAERCGFQDLSTFSRAFKQRFGYCPSETRSPPASSPGSRLSG